One segment of Solanum lycopersicum chromosome 1, SLM_r2.1 DNA contains the following:
- the LOC138341809 gene encoding uncharacterized protein — MGEQRRRRGLGGRKKKTNSSQTNAGTVSAASTTVAHNRSNAVLAPTEKPAKFSAVDIKRCQQKMFFYLTTLSLQKFINENVLVILSGLQDDLYNVYNNAKTSKELWNALEKKYKTEDAGMKKFIVAKFLDFKMIDCKTVATQVQGLQHGHRAKECRSPKKDKKNKDQANLAESKGEIDDLCAMLSECNLVGNPREWWIDSGASCHVCANKELFSSYTLAFTDEKLFMANSVVAKVEGTDKVPLMMTSGKVVTLNRVSYVPELRKNLASIPVLTKNAFKCVCVSDKVVVSKNDIYCYVYLLNSKDEAIDGFRQYKTEV; from the exons atgggagAACAACGTAGAAGACGTGGGTTGGGCGGCAG aaaaaaaaagactaattcaagtcaaacaaatgctggaacagtaagtgctgcaagtacaacggttgcacataatcgttcaaatgctgTCTTAGCACCGactgagaaacctgcaaagttttctgcAGTCGACATTAAGAGATGtcagcaaaagatgttcttctatctcactacgttgagtctgcagaagttcatcaatgaaaatgttcttgttat tttgagtggtctgcaagatgatctgtacaacGTGTACAACAATGCAAAAACATCAAAAGAACTCTGgaatgctttagaaaagaagtacaaaacagaagatgccggaatgaaaaaattcattgtggcaaaatttctggactttAAGATGATAGACTGTAAGACTGTCGCCACCCAAGTTCAAGGATTGCAG catggtcatagggctaagGAATGTCGGagtcctaagaaggacaagaaaaataaggatcaagcaaacttggctgaatccaaaggagaaatagACGATCTTTGTGCcatgctttcagaatgtaacttggttggaaatccaagagaatggtggatagattctggtgcctcatgccatgtttgtgccaacaaagaattattttcatcatatactttagcatttacagatgaaaaattatttatggcaaactccgttGTTGCAAAGGTTGAAGGAACTGACAAAGTCCCATTAAtgatgacatcaggcaaggtggtgactttgaatagggtctcatatgttccagaattgagaaagaatttagctTCAATTCCAGTTCTTACCAAGAATGCATTTAAATGTGTATgtgtttctgataaagtagtagtaagcaaaaatgatat atattgttatgtctatttgcttaatagtaaggatgaagctaTAGATggatttaggcaatataaaactgaagtttaa
- the LOC138341810 gene encoding uncharacterized protein: MTRFLKDYDMSVHYHTGKENVVADTLIISMGCVAHIEEKRKELVKDVHRLSRLRVRLMSISDNGVPIKNGAESSLVVEVNEKKESDPFLLELKGEVRQHILEQAHNSRYFIHPVSTKIYRDLCEVYRWNGMKRDIADFVSKWPNLQQIKREHKKLGDGWGFTTYHSQLRGYLRSSVIDCKGSWDDHLPLNEFAYNNRYHLSFQMAPYEALYGRRCRFPIGVFDLGEAALIGPDSVLYAMEKVQLIRHRLKTAQSRQKSYTSVVYELDLPAELEAVHPVFHFSLFRKCVGDPASIVSLEIVAVKDNISYKDLPVDILDHKVKRIRKKSFQSRFCGGVSL; the protein is encoded by the exons ATGACTAgattccttaaggattatgatatgagtgtgcattatcatacCGGTAAGGAGAATGTAGTAGCAGATACACTTATCATATCTATGGGTTGTGTAGCCCACATTGAGGAAAAAAGGAAGGAgttagtgaaggatgttcacaggctttcTCGCTTGagagttcgccttatgagcatatcagacaacGGTGTACCAATTAAGAATGGGGCAGAATCATCTTTGGTGGTGGAGGTTaatgaaaagaaagagagtgatcCATTCTtacttgaacttaagg GCGAGGtgagacaacatattcttgaacaagcccataactctaggtattTTATTCATCCAGTTTCCACTAAGATATACCGCGATCTGTGTGAAGTCTATAGATGGAATGgaatgaagagggatatagcagactttgtgagtaagtggcCCAATTTACAGCAAATCAAGAGAGAGCATAAGAAACTAGGAG acgggTGGGGATTCACAACTTACCATTCACAACTTAGAGGATATTTGAGATCTTCTGTGATTGATTgcaagggtagttgggatgatcaccttccccttaatgagtttgcctacaacaatagATACCATTTAAGctttcagatggccccttatgaggctttgtatgggcgtagatgtagatttCCTATTGGTGTGTTTGATTTAGGTGAAGCAGCTTTAATAGGTCCAGATTCGGttctttatgctatggagaaagtgcaactcattagacatagacttaagacagcccaGAGTCGCCAGAAATCATACACAAGT GTGGTATATGAGTTAGATTTGCCAGCAGAATTAGaagcagtgcatccggtcttccacttCTCACTCTTTAGGAAATGCGTGGGTGATCCAGCTTCTATAGTGTCATTAGAGAttgtggcggtgaaagataaTATTTCTTATAAGGATTTACCAGTTGATATTCTTGACCATAAGGTAAAAAGGATAAGGAAGAAGTCgtttcagtcaaggttttgtggaggagtcagtctgTAG